A genomic region of Bradyrhizobium sp. CCGB12 contains the following coding sequences:
- a CDS encoding response regulator: MKPQGLASSVPLVLFAQFPKTGFQEVDGAVLDINLGGELVLPLLDRFIRQRRAGRASDRLRHHFHPTQVCECTRVHQACSSSRRISQNSLLLSLNDLSHRENDLRILVVEDEDLIRDVIVDILESHGHEVLQADTGEQALQLCSEAALDLIFTDVMLLGPLTGWDVAIRCRTSHPAIPVIYATGYTHAAPRPVSGSIMLHKPYRLEQLLESIRSLTNP; encoded by the coding sequence TTGAAGCCGCAGGGTTTGGCGTCGTCGGTCCCTTTGGTCTTGTTTGCGCAATTCCCGAAGACCGGCTTTCAAGAGGTGGACGGCGCGGTGCTGGATATCAATCTTGGCGGCGAGTTGGTCCTCCCTTTGCTCGACCGTTTTATCCGCCAACGGCGTGCCGGTCGCGCTTCTGACCGGCTACGACACCACTTTCATCCCACTCAGGTTTGCGAGTGTACCCGTGTTCATCAAGCCTGTTCATCAAGCCGGAGAATTTCGCAAAACTCGTTGCTTCTGTCGCTGAACGACTTGAGCCACCGGGAGAATGACTTGCGTATTCTAGTTGTCGAAGACGAAGACTTAATTCGCGATGTGATCGTGGACATACTGGAGAGCCATGGACACGAAGTTTTGCAAGCCGATACCGGAGAACAAGCATTGCAGCTTTGCTCTGAAGCTGCCCTGGACCTGATCTTTACGGACGTGATGTTGCTAGGCCCGCTGACGGGGTGGGATGTCGCTATTAGATGCAGGACCAGTCATCCGGCGATCCCCGTCATCTACGCCACGGGGTACACACACGCGGCTCCACGCCCCGTTTCAGGCAGCATCATGCTTCACAAGCCATACCGCCTTGAGCAGCTTCTAGAGTCTATCCGTTCACTAACCAACCCCTGA